A region of the Puniceicoccaceae bacterium genome:
GCGATAGGCGATCATGGGGCGTCCCGAGTCAGCGCCGACCTTGAACTCCCGGAAGAGTCGGTCTCGAATAATCTCAAGGTGCAATTCACCCATACCAGCGATGATGGTCTGCCCCGTTTCCGGATCCGTCTTCACAGTAAAAGTCGGATCTTCCTCTGCCAATCGCTGCAGTCCAATCGCCATTTTTTCCTGATCGGCAACCGTTTTGGGTTCAATCGAAAGTGAAATGACTGGCTCTGGAAAGGAGGGAGGCTCAAGGCGAATATCCAGCCCTTTCACAGCAAGCGTATCCCCGGTGACCACTTCCCGCACTCCAACCAGCGCACAGATGTCTCCGGAAAACACTTCATCCACATCTTCGCGGCTCTCGGCCTTCAGCACCAGCAGGCGGCTGATGCGCTCCGTTTTGCCCGTGCGCGGATTCCACAAAACCGCACCTTTTTTCAAGTTGCCGCAGTAGGTGCGAAAAAACACGAGTTTACCCACATAAGGGTCGTTCCAAAGCTTAAAAGCGAGACCCGCCACTTTTGCCTGATCATCGGGTGAGATCAGAACTTCCCTGCCATTCGAATCTTCCCCACGCATTGGCGGAACGTCGAGCGGACTCGGCAGGTAAGCGACTATGCAATCGAGCAAAAACTGCACACCCTTGTTCTTGAAAGCCGTACCGGGTATCACTCCAATAAATGCAAGCGATGCAGTCGCCTTGCGAATGGCCCGCATGAACACATCAACCGGAATGTCGAGTCCTTCCAGATACAGGTGCGCAAGCTCGTCATCATGATCCGCAACCGCCTCAATCAATCCCTCGCGGTACTGCTCAGCCTCCAGTCGCATGGACTCGGGGATTGCAACCGTATCAAAGTTCACACCCAGCGGATCCGTTTCATCATACAGGTAAGCAACATTGCGCACGAGATCCACCATGCCGCGAAAATCATCCTCCGCTCCAATGGGCAAACACAAGGGGTGCGCGTTTGCATTCAGTCGCACTTCCATGCTTCGGATGGCATCATAGAAGTCCGCACCGATGCGATCCATCTTGTTGATGAAGGCAATGCGAGGCACATGATACTTGTCCATCTGCCGCCAGACAGTTTCGGACTGCGGCTGCACTCCCGCAACCGCACAAAAAACTGCAACCGCTC
Encoded here:
- the fusA gene encoding elongation factor G — encoded protein: MPVESSSLSSANAPRRKTPLEFTRNIGIAAHIDAGKTTTTERMLYYTGVVHKLGEVHEGTAVTDWMEQERERGITITSAAISCDWTCRVGPFEGIRHQINIIDTPGHVDFTAEVERSLRVLDGAVAVFCAVAGVQPQSETVWRQMDKYHVPRIAFINKMDRIGADFYDAIRSMEVRLNANAHPLCLPIGAEDDFRGMVDLVRNVAYLYDETDPLGVNFDTVAIPESMRLEAEQYREGLIEAVADHDDELAHLYLEGLDIPVDVFMRAIRKATASLAFIGVIPGTAFKNKGVQFLLDCIVAYLPSPLDVPPMRGEDSNGREVLISPDDQAKVAGLAFKLWNDPYVGKLVFFRTYCGNLKKGAVLWNPRTGKTERISRLLVLKAESREDVDEVFSGDICALVGVREVVTGDTLAVKGLDIRLEPPSFPEPVISLSIEPKTVADQEKMAIGLQRLAEEDPTFTVKTDPETGQTIIAGMGELHLEIIRDRLFREFKVGADSGRPMIAYRETVSAATQSEGKFIRQSGGKGQYGHVVIEIEPLRRGQGIEIDSRIKGGVIPKEFIKPALDGIREAANNGVVAGYPVVDFRVSLLDGSFHEVDSSEMAFKMAGIFAAKEAFKNAQPILLEPMMKVEVSTPEEFQGDIMGDLNRRRGQIQHIDSKKGLSIIEAMVPLEMMFGYATDVRSLSKGRASYSMEPSHFEEVPSGIIQRIIDTSY